From Hyphomicrobiales bacterium, one genomic window encodes:
- a CDS encoding phosphoadenylyl-sulfate reductase: protein MPTPSDVNAINELLAGMTLSERLAWIADSYEKPVYTTSLAREGQYIIWNLATKQIPIEIITLQTGRLFPETLSLLQITEDRYGIKIKQVEPDTSAVDGYIAEHGRDGFYQSLEARKACCAVRKNNPLQKELKHADAWITGLNREHSLGREKTKLAEWSEAHKVMKFNPLADISLKEINEAITAHEIPINPLYDRGYTSIGCEPCTRAVKSGEHSRAGRWWWEQGVSSECGIHTEKTAA from the coding sequence ATGCCAACACCATCAGACGTGAACGCAATTAATGAGTTACTTGCTGGTATGACGCTTTCAGAGCGTCTTGCATGGATTGCTGACAGCTATGAAAAGCCAGTTTACACCACCAGCTTGGCGCGCGAAGGCCAATATATTATCTGGAACCTTGCAACAAAACAGATCCCGATTGAGATCATTACATTGCAAACAGGTCGCCTCTTTCCTGAGACTCTATCCCTCCTGCAGATCACAGAAGACCGCTACGGCATCAAAATCAAACAAGTTGAACCCGACACATCTGCTGTTGACGGTTACATTGCTGAACATGGCCGTGATGGGTTTTATCAAAGCCTAGAAGCCCGCAAAGCCTGCTGCGCTGTTCGTAAGAACAATCCACTGCAAAAAGAATTGAAACATGCCGATGCATGGATCACAGGCTTGAACCGTGAACATTCACTAGGCCGTGAGAAAACCAAGCTTGCTGAGTGGAGCGAAGCGCACAAGGTGATGAAGTTTAATCCCCTCGCTGATATTTCTCTTAAAGAAATCAATGAGGCAATTACCGCCCACGAAATTCCAATCAACCCTCTTTATGATCGCGGTTACACATCAATTGGTTGCGAACCGTGTACAAGAGCGGTAAAGTCAGGTGAACATTCTCGGGCCGGCCGCTGGTGGTGGGAACAAGGTGTTAGTTCAGAGTGTGGCATTCACACCGAAAAAACCGCGGCATAA
- a CDS encoding Lrp/AsnC family transcriptional regulator encodes MDKIDRKLLNLMQHDASRTNVEMADEIGLSPSSCLRRVQRLHKTGFIQRIVAIINPVKAGRVIKAMVTVELKLHGEHHMRRFLEIATAEEAVSSAYAVTGDVDVVLMLRLRDMDEFDELCDRLFRDQNNVARFLTMIVIRTAKDETAIKL; translated from the coding sequence ATGGATAAAATTGATCGAAAACTTCTAAACCTCATGCAGCATGATGCCTCTCGTACAAATGTGGAGATGGCAGATGAGATTGGTTTGTCGCCTTCCAGTTGCTTGCGCAGGGTTCAGCGCCTACACAAGACAGGCTTTATTCAGCGCATTGTGGCAATCATTAATCCAGTTAAAGCAGGGCGTGTGATTAAGGCGATGGTCACTGTGGAATTGAAGCTACACGGTGAACATCATATGCGCCGTTTTTTGGAGATTGCGACAGCCGAAGAGGCGGTATCCTCTGCTTATGCTGTTACAGGTGATGTCGATGTCGTGCTTATGCTGCGGCTGCGAGACATGGATGAGTTTGATGAATTATGCGATCGATTGTTTCGGGACCAAAATAACGTCGCTCGTTTCCTCACGATGATCGTCATAAGGACTGCTAAGGATGAAACTGCCATCAAATTGTGA
- a CDS encoding paraquat-inducible protein A, which produces MLVVAASVTFYFGITLPLMVFERLFFFEKEASLLEIIHQLWLDQSWPLALIVGFFSVLFPAMKLLYLAAASLRPQLFASARGLGFLSTLSKWSMMDVLVVALIIVATKTSGLAKATAQPGLWFFTAAVVLMAVATIMVQRRRA; this is translated from the coding sequence TTGCTGGTCGTTGCGGCCAGCGTTACTTTTTATTTTGGGATCACTTTGCCGTTGATGGTCTTTGAGCGGCTTTTCTTTTTCGAAAAGGAAGCGTCTCTCCTTGAAATCATCCATCAGCTTTGGTTGGATCAATCATGGCCTTTAGCCTTGATTGTCGGGTTCTTTTCAGTGCTGTTTCCGGCTATGAAGTTGCTTTATTTGGCTGCAGCAAGTCTTAGGCCACAGTTGTTCGCTAGTGCGCGGGGGCTTGGATTTTTGTCGACATTATCGAAATGGTCGATGATGGATGTGCTGGTGGTCGCCTTGATTATCGTTGCAACGAAGACATCAGGCCTTGCAAAAGCTACCGCTCAACCAGGCTTGTGGTTTTTTACAGCGGCTGTGGTTCTAATGGCGGTGGCAACCATAATGGTTCAGCGTCGTCGCGCCTAA
- a CDS encoding DUF2061 domain-containing protein, translating into MAAAQKNLTKKPAEKLSRSILKAVSWRVLGSIDTFLLSFLVLKFGGNLLPIEVADSNTGLMATAATIAIAEVITKIIIYTLHEQIWTRVRWGQQTDNGEARDQKRRSIAKTATWRITATLDTMLLAWIFTGSTAAAVTIGSLEILTKLVLYYLHERFWNKIRFKKAAQ; encoded by the coding sequence ATGGCGGCAGCTCAAAAAAATTTGACAAAAAAGCCGGCAGAAAAATTATCACGATCAATTTTGAAAGCCGTATCATGGCGGGTGCTCGGATCAATCGACACCTTTTTGCTGTCCTTTCTTGTGCTCAAATTTGGCGGCAATCTTCTGCCAATTGAAGTTGCAGACAGCAACACAGGCTTGATGGCAACAGCCGCAACCATTGCCATTGCTGAAGTGATCACCAAGATCATCATTTACACTCTGCATGAACAAATTTGGACGCGCGTTCGCTGGGGGCAGCAAACTGATAACGGTGAAGCACGCGACCAAAAACGCCGCAGCATTGCCAAAACTGCCACATGGCGCATTACCGCGACACTCGACACGATGTTGCTTGCATGGATTTTTACAGGCAGCACTGCTGCAGCTGTTACAATCGGTTCTCTAGAGATTTTGACAAAGCTTGTGCTTTATTATCTGCATGAACGGTTTTGGAATAAAATTAGGTTCAAAAAAGCAGCTCAATAG
- a CDS encoding M3 family metallopeptidase, giving the protein MTATNPLLAKWTTPFELPPFDTINADHYREAFDAALVENEAEMVAIAENGDAATFANTIEAMELSGESLSKVAGTFFNLSGANTNPDLQAIERDMAPRLAEHSSKIMLNAELFARVKTLFEQQEKLSLTPEQLRVLERTHSSFVRAGANLEGEARSAMAEITKRLATLGTSFSQNMLADESAYELVLEKKEDLDGLPDFLVAAAASAANERGHEGKHVITLSRSLIEPFLQFSSRRDLREIAFKAWSSRGENNNENDNRAIIAETLTLREKRANLLGFDTFADFKLDDQMAKTPDAVRDLLVQVWEPAKARAKREADKLKALATSEGANHDIKPWDWRYYSEKVRSAEHDLDEAEIKPYLQLENIIQAAFDTAGRLFGLSFKERTDVPVYHDDVRAFEVMDRDGKHVAMFLADYFARSSKRSGAWMSGYRSQQKLKDDIRPIIVNVMNFAKAPKGEAALLTFDDARTLFHEFGHALHGMLSNVTYPSISGTSVARDFVELPSQLFEHWLGESDILSKYAVHYKTGEAMPDELIERIKGAETFNQGFATVEYVSSALVDLELHTMPAKDAQDVGQIEKDILAKIDMPDEIIMRHRTPHFAHVFSGDGYSAGYYSYMWSEVMDADAFQAFEETGDAFDGATAKRLLENIYSTGGSKDPAELYVAFRGKMPEIDALLEGRGLKDVA; this is encoded by the coding sequence ATGACCGCGACTAACCCGCTTCTTGCAAAATGGACCACTCCTTTCGAATTGCCGCCGTTTGATACGATCAATGCCGATCATTATCGCGAGGCTTTTGATGCAGCGCTTGTTGAAAATGAAGCAGAAATGGTGGCGATCGCTGAAAACGGCGATGCTGCGACCTTTGCAAATACCATTGAAGCGATGGAGCTTTCAGGAGAAAGCTTATCAAAAGTTGCGGGCACGTTTTTCAATCTATCAGGCGCAAATACCAATCCTGATTTGCAGGCGATTGAGCGCGATATGGCGCCAAGGCTTGCAGAGCACTCTTCCAAAATAATGTTAAATGCCGAGTTGTTCGCGCGGGTGAAAACCTTGTTCGAGCAGCAAGAAAAATTGTCGCTGACACCAGAGCAATTGCGCGTTTTAGAACGCACCCACTCCAGCTTTGTGCGTGCGGGTGCAAATCTTGAGGGTGAGGCGCGCAGTGCGATGGCTGAAATTACCAAGCGTTTAGCAACTCTTGGCACGTCGTTCTCGCAAAACATGCTGGCTGATGAAAGTGCTTATGAACTGGTTTTGGAGAAGAAAGAAGATTTGGACGGATTGCCAGACTTCTTGGTTGCAGCCGCCGCGTCTGCCGCCAATGAGCGTGGCCATGAAGGCAAGCACGTCATCACGCTTTCACGCTCGTTGATTGAGCCGTTCCTGCAATTTTCATCCCGTCGTGATTTGCGCGAAATTGCTTTTAAGGCGTGGTCTAGCCGTGGCGAAAATAACAATGAGAATGACAACCGCGCCATCATCGCCGAAACGCTGACCCTTCGTGAGAAGCGAGCTAACTTGCTTGGTTTTGATACGTTTGCTGATTTTAAACTCGATGACCAAATGGCGAAAACACCGGATGCTGTGCGTGATCTTCTTGTGCAAGTTTGGGAGCCAGCGAAAGCCAGAGCCAAGCGCGAAGCGGATAAGCTAAAAGCACTCGCCACTAGCGAAGGCGCGAACCACGATATTAAACCGTGGGATTGGCGCTATTATTCTGAAAAAGTACGCAGCGCAGAGCATGATTTGGATGAAGCGGAAATCAAACCCTATCTCCAGCTAGAAAACATCATTCAGGCAGCGTTTGATACGGCAGGGCGCTTGTTTGGCTTATCGTTTAAAGAACGAACCGATGTGCCCGTCTACCATGACGATGTGCGCGCCTTTGAGGTGATGGACCGTGACGGCAAACATGTGGCAATGTTCTTGGCGGATTATTTTGCGCGATCATCAAAACGCTCTGGTGCATGGATGAGCGGTTATCGTAGCCAGCAAAAATTGAAAGACGATATCCGCCCGATCATCGTCAATGTGATGAACTTTGCCAAAGCACCTAAAGGCGAAGCGGCGCTGCTTACCTTTGATGATGCTCGCACATTGTTCCATGAATTTGGCCATGCCCTGCATGGCATGTTGTCGAATGTGACCTATCCATCGATTTCAGGCACCAGCGTTGCGCGTGACTTCGTTGAGCTTCCAAGCCAGTTGTTTGAGCACTGGTTGGGCGAAAGTGACATTCTGTCGAAATATGCGGTGCATTATAAAACAGGCGAGGCGATGCCAGATGAATTGATTGAGCGCATCAAGGGTGCAGAAACTTTCAACCAAGGTTTTGCAACGGTGGAATATGTCTCATCAGCATTGGTCGATTTGGAGCTCCACACCATGCCTGCAAAAGACGCACAGGATGTGGGACAGATTGAAAAAGACATTTTGGCGAAGATCGACATGCCGGATGAAATCATCATGCGACACCGCACGCCACACTTTGCTCACGTGTTTTCAGGTGACGGCTATTCTGCCGGTTACTATTCGTACATGTGGTCCGAGGTGATGGACGCAGACGCCTTCCAAGCCTTTGAAGAAACAGGCGACGCCTTTGATGGTGCAACGGCAAAACGCTTGCTAGAGAATATCTATTCAACAGGCGGCAGCAAAGACCCTGCCGAGCTCTATGTCGCGTTCCGTGGCAAAATGCCTGAGATTGATGCGCTGCTTGAAGGACGTGGTTTGAAAGACGTCGCTTAA
- a CDS encoding GNAT family N-acetyltransferase: protein MIELNLNGYTDIPNGKVANIATFLEMVGRPALRPVPDTGLTLTAMSPPDLTRYKSIFKAVGEDWLWFSRLTMSDEELGKAINNPAIEIFTVQKDGADIGLLEIELGDGEMMELGYFGLAESAVGTGAGRFMMDYAIRRVFDHHGAKRFFVHTCTMDSPQALTFYIRSGFVPYKRAIEIDDDPRISGHIARDKGTHHPIIDG from the coding sequence TTGATCGAATTAAACCTCAACGGCTATACGGACATACCAAACGGTAAAGTTGCCAATATCGCGACTTTCCTTGAAATGGTGGGGCGCCCTGCCCTTCGTCCTGTGCCAGATACTGGCCTCACCCTTACCGCCATGTCACCGCCTGATCTGACGCGTTATAAATCGATTTTCAAGGCAGTTGGCGAAGATTGGCTTTGGTTCTCCCGTCTCACCATGAGCGATGAAGAGCTTGGCAAGGCTATCAATAATCCGGCCATTGAAATTTTTACCGTGCAAAAAGACGGCGCTGACATTGGGCTTTTAGAAATTGAACTAGGCGACGGCGAGATGATGGAGCTTGGATATTTCGGCCTTGCTGAAAGCGCTGTCGGCACGGGTGCCGGCCGCTTTATGATGGATTACGCAATCCGCCGCGTGTTCGATCATCATGGTGCGAAGCGATTTTTCGTCCACACCTGCACCATGGATAGCCCTCAGGCACTCACTTTCTATATTCGCTCAGGCTTTGTGCCTTACAAACGGGCGATTGAAATTGACGATGACCCTCGAATATCAGGCCATATCGCTAGGGATAAAGGCACACATCACCCTATTATCGATGGCTAG
- the glpD gene encoding glycerol-3-phosphate dehydrogenase, producing MKSYDILVIGGGINGCGIARDATGRGYKVCLAEMNDLASGTSSWSTKLIHGGLRYLEYYEFRLVREALIERETLWAMAPHIVRPLRFILPHHKGLRPAWLIRLGLFLYDYMGGRKKLPATSTVNLLNDATGKPLKPMFSKGFEYSDCWVDDARLVILNAVDASDTGAEIKVRTKVVSAKRVDGVWHAELENTETGEIETVEARLIVNAAGPWVDRVLNNAVGKENSKNVRMVQGSHIIVNKMFEHDRCYIFQNDDNRIIFAIPYEQDYTLIGTTDRDYNEDPGQVKISQEEIDYLCDAASEYFKVPITEADMVWNYSGVRPLYDDGASSAQEATRDYTLKLDEGENGEASMVNIFGGKITTFRKLAESMMEIVEEQIGEKQPKWTNGARLPGGSFKAEENDALIAKITNDYPFLNQKIATRLLHTYGMRTFRFMDGATSIDDMGQDFSGDTDAGLYAREIDYLIDAEWVRDSEDVLWRRSKLGIKIKGEAVTQLQAYIEKRRAPL from the coding sequence ATGAAGAGTTACGACATTCTAGTCATCGGCGGCGGCATTAATGGTTGCGGCATTGCAAGGGACGCAACAGGGCGCGGTTATAAAGTTTGCCTCGCGGAGATGAACGACCTTGCCTCTGGCACTTCCTCATGGTCGACAAAACTCATTCACGGTGGCCTTCGCTATCTCGAATATTACGAATTCCGCTTAGTGCGTGAAGCTTTGATCGAACGCGAAACCCTTTGGGCAATGGCACCGCACATCGTGCGACCACTGCGGTTCATCCTTCCCCACCACAAAGGCTTACGACCCGCATGGCTGATCCGTCTTGGGCTTTTCCTTTATGACTATATGGGCGGGCGCAAAAAATTACCTGCAACATCCACAGTCAACTTGCTGAACGATGCCACAGGCAAACCACTTAAGCCGATGTTTTCAAAAGGCTTTGAATATTCTGATTGCTGGGTTGATGATGCACGCCTCGTTATTTTGAATGCCGTGGATGCATCTGACACTGGCGCTGAAATCAAAGTTCGCACCAAAGTTGTATCAGCCAAACGCGTTGACGGTGTCTGGCATGCAGAACTTGAAAACACAGAAACAGGCGAGATCGAAACTGTCGAAGCGCGGCTCATCGTCAATGCGGCAGGCCCGTGGGTTGATCGCGTTTTAAACAATGCGGTCGGCAAAGAAAACTCGAAGAACGTTCGCATGGTGCAAGGTAGCCATATCATCGTCAACAAGATGTTTGAGCACGATCGTTGTTATATCTTCCAAAACGACGACAACCGCATCATCTTCGCCATTCCTTATGAGCAAGACTACACGCTGATTGGCACCACCGACCGCGATTATAACGAAGATCCGGGCCAGGTGAAAATCAGCCAAGAAGAAATCGATTACCTTTGCGATGCAGCGAGCGAATATTTCAAAGTGCCTATCACCGAGGCAGATATGGTTTGGAACTATTCTGGTGTGCGCCCGCTTTATGATGATGGTGCATCATCAGCCCAAGAAGCCACCCGCGACTATACGTTGAAGCTTGATGAAGGCGAAAACGGTGAAGCCTCGATGGTCAATATTTTTGGCGGCAAAATCACGACGTTCCGAAAACTTGCTGAAAGCATGATGGAAATCGTGGAAGAACAAATTGGCGAGAAACAGCCAAAATGGACCAATGGCGCAAGGCTACCAGGTGGATCTTTCAAGGCAGAAGAAAACGATGCGTTGATTGCTAAAATTACTAACGACTATCCCTTCTTAAACCAGAAAATAGCAACCCGCCTCCTCCATACCTACGGTATGCGGACATTTAGATTTATGGACGGCGCAACGTCCATTGATGATATGGGCCAAGACTTTTCCGGCGACACTGATGCAGGCCTTTATGCCCGCGAGATTGACTACCTGATCGACGCTGAATGGGTGCGGGATTCTGAAGATGTCTTATGGCGCCGCTCTAAGCTCGGCATCAAGATCAAAGGGGAAGCCGTGACACAGCTACAGGCTTACATTGAAAAGAGGCGCGCGCCGCTTTGA